The following are encoded together in the Drosophila sechellia strain sech25 chromosome 3R, ASM438219v1, whole genome shotgun sequence genome:
- the LOC6607461 gene encoding polyhomeotic-proximal chromatin protein isoform X4 translates to MVEAGDVILKVNGTDVHRYTTKEVLKCLRLSEKLVTLELKRDPKLKARIKEQLANTQSPHYVDIESPNIYDYHSSSTNSSPNHRPNAGGKGAATTPSQSGLRYKSPTHLPSLRQNSSPLLASGSTTTTTTATHTHSHSRNSSASSTKIKVVETSITTSTTNVVGLTSPTGSVGGEATSPTFRPSRIPQALTKCAVPKPVPVLHSPQNKRPRPSQIPTKAANGNGNGHTAHLPPQSLQHSNSYSGSPVTRQRFADREPEREPEPNSAPPQPAKAPRFEAYMMTGDLILNLSRTPQTSNPLPAQAKKIDSLRDSPSRLVNPRINGALAPRASGESSPTSSSSVDSPTNTSSDSVKREAKLLQKQQQQQQQTYQQQQQRDSINNSYNRKDSLTNDTLLMCEELEPDEEAEYVLEEDNKQQRHRQQQQRYRQQQNQQRYEYYQNEDELEEQEEVEEEREEDQTHYDITNIETYQSGVGRGDDDDSDRQCLVDDDDDDDAYDDEENDAGDEDYSTNSLGSGSAKQRLRALKQRTATRQQQRNRDAVDCAGRSGSGSSSTTVKSEAGGLGLDETSFSVPTSPISLSTPLIDKETANSVPTSPEPSSLVPESSSGAGAGAVVVRRHNGHVVRKCDAAGFRTSKSEDHLQQIQREGIAAVIPIDIDEDVNSSLNTLLDTRQDSEDSQASDRDRIVWTYNAPLQPHQLAALQRQQQQQEQQFQQQQQQLHQQHLQQQQQQHQQQQQQHQQQQQQLYGQQSHSNSHSSSISSSPQHSAVGSPASPTSVSSSVMSSSGSKGALGLGSSSNGPMAAVQQQQLREREQAGQVAQPPSGIPGLLSCPGGGSGNNGGGGGIGGGGNNDQSVSEAISNISSPDYQDDDNLLSSRDILGGMVLSDPSDSDSTILVSDAAAQQRQQLKQQLRAQQHQQRERERDRDRDREQSEHKVVIQVRGLDSNSSGGNGTNGRSEEDVVTLTDEPLGTMTVGMRDASPPVSDDGSDVESLHSYHYSPKAVDMPSAIRLAKRLHSLDGFKKSDVSRHLSKNNDFSRAVADEYLKHFTFEKKSLDQALREFLQQFSLSGETQERERVLVHFSKRFLDCNPGTFNSQDAVHTLTCAIMLLNTDLHGQNINRKMSCAEFVDNLADLNDGENFPKDVLKSLYQAIKTKPLEWALDEEAGDLQQQRANNSALGNVGHNPFLDPPELATAVEYKKGYVMRKCCYDSSFKKTPFGKRSWKMFYCTLRDLVLYLHKDEHGFRKSQMSDNLHNAIRIHHALATKANDYTKKQHVFRLQTADQAEYLFQTSDSKELQSWVETINYVCAAISAPPLEGGVGSQKRFQRPLLPSKQSKLMLKEQLDSHEVQLAQLDQELNEHKKGPIPSKGLALQNYKEKESYLQYELRRYRTYVSILSAKMLADQQQLELQAQQPSPASHEEEADTFPVGTTACTPPTPQSINQKDQQKEQQQQPTNRPPRISVSTSLAWRKIFWDSVCCGVLLCCWHYCTVLTVIP, encoded by the exons ATG GTTGAGGCCGGGGATGTCATCCTCAAAGTCAACGGAACGGATGTCCATCGCTACACAACGAAGGAAG TTCTCAAATGCCTGCGCCTGTCGGAAAAGCTGGTGACCTTGGAGCTGAAGCGAG ATCCCAAGCTCAAGGCGCGGATCAAAGAGCAGCTGGCCAACACCCAGAGTCCGCACTATGTGGACATTGAGTCGCCGAACATCTACGATtaccacagcagcagcaccaactCCTCGCCAAATCACCGGCCAAACGCTGGTGGCAAGGGGGCGGCGACCACGCCCTCGCAGAGCGGACTGCGCTACAAGTCACCGACGCACTTGCCCTCGCTGCGCCAGAATTCGTCGCCACTGCTGGCGAGTGGATCCACCACGACCACAACCACCGCCACGCATACGCACAGCCACAGTCGAAACTCCTCGGCCAGCTCCACCAAGATCAAGGTGGTGGAGACGAGCATCACCACCTCGACCACGAACGTAGTGGGCCTCACATCGCCCACGGGTAGTGTTGGTGGGGAGGCCACCTCACCCACCTTCCGCCCGTCACGCATTCCACAGGCGCTCACCAAATGTGCCGTACCCAAGCCCGTGCCCGTTCTCCATTCGCCGCAGAATAAGCGGCCACGCCCTTCGCAGATTCCGACAAAGGCGGCGAACGGAAACGGGAACGGACATACCGCCCATCTGCCACCGCAATCGCTGCAGCACTCCAACAGCTACAGCGGCAGTCCAGTGACTCGGCAGCGGTTTGCCGATAGGGAGCCGGAGCGGGAACCGGAACCGAATTCGGCGCCACCGCAGCCGGCGAAGGCGCCACGCTTTGAGGCTTACATGATGACCGGTGACCTTATTCTTAATCTGTCCCGGACACCGCAGACCAGCAATCCGCTTCCCGCCCAGGCCAAAAAG ATTGACAGCCTTCGCGATTCACCCAGTCGTTTAGTAAATCCGCGTATCAACGGCGCACTAGCACCGCGTGCCTCTGGTGAATCCTCGCCCACGTCCTCCTCTTCGGTGGACTCGCCCACCAACACCAGCTCAGATTCCGTGAAGCGCGAGGCGAAGCTGCTgcagaagcaacagcagcagcagcagcaaacctatcaacagcaacagcagcgggaCAGCATCAACAACAGCTACAATCGTAAGGATTCGCTGACCAACGATACGCTGCTTATGTGCGAGGAGTTGGAGCCTGACGAGGAGGCCGAGTATGTCCTGGAAGAGGACAACAAACAGCAGCGGCAccgccaacagcaacaacgatACCGCCAGCAGCAGAATCAGCAACGCTACGAATACTACCAAAACGAGGacgagctggaggagcaggaggaggttGAGGAGGAGCGCGAGGAGGATCAAACTCACTACGACATCACCAATATCGAAACCTATCAAAGCGGTGTGGGCCGGGGTGACGACGATGACAGTGATCGGCAGTGCCTGGtagacgacgacgatgatgatgatgcctaCGACGATGAGGAGAACGATGCGGGCGACGAGGACTACTCCACCAACTCGCTGGGCTCCGGTTCAGCCAAGCAACGATTGCGGGCGTTGAAACAGCGCACTGCCACccgccagcagcagcgaaaTCGGGATGCCGTCGACTGTGCAGGACGCTCCGGATCGGGATCTTCTTCTACCACGGTCAAGAGCGAGGCTGGCGGTCTGGGCCTAGATGAAACCTCCTTCTCAGTGCCAACCTCTCCGATCTCGCTGTCGACGCCGCTGATCGACAAGGAGACGGCCAACTCGGTGCCCACGAGCCCGGAACCCAGTTCGCTTGTTCCGGAGTCGAGCAGTGGCGCTGGCGCCGGAGCCGTGGTGGTGCGCCGGCACAACGGACATGTGGTGCGGAAGTGTGATGCCGCCGGTTTCCGCACTAGCAAGTCCGAGGACCATCTGCAGCAGATCCAGCGCGAGGGCATCGCCGCCGTGATACCCATCGACATTGATGAGGATGTGAATAGTTCGCTGAACACGCTGCTGGACACGCGTCAGGACTCCGAGGACTCGCAG GCATCGGATCGCGATCGGATCGTGTGGACTTATAATGCGCCACTCCAACCGCATCAGTTGGCAGCTCTccagcgacagcagcaacagcaagagCAGCAAttccaacagcagcaacagcagctccaccagcaacatctgcaacaacagcagcagcaacatcagcagcagcaacaacagcatcagcagcagcagcagcaactctaCGGTCAGCAATCGCATTCAAATTCACATTCAAGTTCCATTAGTTCGTCGCCCCAGCACTCGGCTGTGGGCAGTCCGGCCTCGCCCACGTCGGTTTCCTCGTCGGTGATGTCCTCGTCGGGCTCCAAGGGCGCCCTGGGCctgggcagcagcagcaatggtCCGATGGCCGCcgtgcagcaacaacagctgaGAGAGAGGGAGCAGGCCGGCCAGGTCGCACAACCGCCTAGCGGGATTCCTGGCTTGCTTAGCTGCCCAGGTGGTGGGTCCGGAAAcaatggtggtggtggaggcattggtggtggtggcaacAACGATCAGAGCGTCTCAGAGGCCATTTCGAATATATCTAGTCCCGACTACCAAGACGACGATAATTTATTGAGTTCTCGCGATATTCTAGGCGGCATGGTACTTAGCGATCCCAGTGATTCGGACTCCACCATCCTCGTCTCGGACGCGGCCGCgcagcagcgccagcagcTCAAGCAGCAGTTGCGCGcccagcagcatcagcagagAGAAAGGGAACGGGATAGGGATCGAGACAGGGAACAGTCCGAGCACAAGGTGGTCATCCAAGTGCGCGGACTggacagcaacagcagcggcggcaacgGAACTAACGGCCGCTCCGAGGAGGATGTGGTCACGCTGACGGACGAGCCGCTGGGCACGATGACCGTTGGCATGAGGGATGCCTCGCCGCCAGTCTCTGACGATGGCAGCGATGTGGAGTCCCTCCACTCGTATCACTACTCGCCCAAGGCCGTGGACATGCCCTCGGCCATACGCCTGGCCAAAAGACTGCACTCCCTCGACGGTTTCAAGAAGAGCGATGTGTCGCGACACCTCAGCAAGAA CAATGACTTTAGTCGAGCGGTGGCCGATGAGTATCTCAAGCATTTTACCTTTGAGAAGAAGTCACTTGACCAAGCGCTGCGTGAGTTCTTGCAGCAGTTCTCGCTGTCCGGCGAAACGCAGGAACGGGAACGGGTGCTGGTGCACTTCTCCAAGCGCTTCCTCGACTGCAATCCTGGCACCTTCAACTCGCAGGACGCCGTGCACACGTTGACCTGTGCCATAATGTTGCTGAATACGGACTTGCACGGCCAGAACATAAATCGTAAGATGAGCTGTGCGGAATTCGTCGACAACCTGGCAGATCTCAACGATGGCGAGAACTTTCCCAAGGATGTGCTCAAGTCGCTTTACCAGGCCATTAAGACCAAGCCGCTTGAGTGGGCACT AGATGAAGAGGCAGGtgatctgcagcagcaaaGAGCCAACAATAGTGCCCTGGGCAATGTGGGCCACAATCCCTTCCTCGATCCGCCGGAACTGGCCACAGCTGTGGAATACAAAAAAGGCTATGTGATGCGTAAATGCTGCTATGACAGCAGCTTTAAGAAGA CTCCCTTTGGCAAACGCTCCTGGAAGATGTTCTACTGTACGCTGCGTGATCTTGTGCTGTATTTGCATAAGGATGAGCACGGTTTTCGTAAAAGTCAA ATGTCCGACAATCTGCACAATGCAATACGCATACATCACGCACTGGCCACCAAGGCCAACGACTACACCAAGAAGCAACATGTGTTCCGGCTGCAGACGGCCGACCAGGCCGAGTATCTGTTCCAGACCAGCGACTCCAAGGAGCTGCAGTCGTGGGTGGAGACGATCAATTACGTGTGCGCCGCTATATCAGCGCCTCCGCTCGAGGGCGGGGTGGGAAGTCAGAAACGATTTCAGCGTCCGCTCCTGCCCAGCAAACAATCCAAGCTTATGCTG AAAGAACAGTTGGATTCGCACGAGGTGCAGTTGGCGCAGTTGGATCAGGAGCTTAACGAGCACAAGAAAGGTCCTATTCCCAGCAAGGGCTTGGCTCTGCAGAACTACAAGGAAAAGGAAAGCTACTTGCAGTATGAA CTTCGTCGTTACCGCACCTATGTGAGCATTCTGAGCGCCAAGATGCTGGCTgatcagcagcagctggagctgcaggCGCAGCAGCCGTCTCCAGCGTCGCACGAGGAAGAGGCCGACACATTCCCAGTGGGCACCACCGCCTGCACGCCCCCCACGCCGCAAAGTATTAACCAGAAGGATCAGcaaaaggagcagcagcaacagccaacGAACAG ACcgcccagaatctcggtgtCAACCAGTTTGGCCTGGCGCAAAATCTTCTGGGACTCGGTTTGCTGCGGTGTTCTGTTGTGTTGCTGGCATTATTGTACTGTGCTCACTGTTATTCCCTAA
- the LOC6607461 gene encoding polyhomeotic-proximal chromatin protein isoform X3, translating into MSEELKVVLRRSEQHSGFGFSLLGTTGPPHVIYDIVENSPAADCGAVEAGDVILKVNGTDVHRYTTKEVLKCLRLSEKLVTLELKRDPKLKARIKEQLANTQSPHYVDIESPNIYDYHSSSTNSSPNHRPNAGGKGAATTPSQSGLRYKSPTHLPSLRQNSSPLLASGSTTTTTTATHTHSHSRNSSASSTKIKVVETSITTSTTNVVGLTSPTGSVGGEATSPTFRPSRIPQALTKCAVPKPVPVLHSPQNKRPRPSQIPTKAANGNGNGHTAHLPPQSLQHSNSYSGSPVTRQRFADREPEREPEPNSAPPQPAKAPRFEAYMMTGDLILNLSRTPQTSNPLPAQAKKIDSLRDSPSRLVNPRINGALAPRASGESSPTSSSSVDSPTNTSSDSVKREAKLLQKQQQQQQQTYQQQQQRDSINNSYNRKDSLTNDTLLMCEELEPDEEAEYVLEEDNKQQRHRQQQQRYRQQQNQQRYEYYQNEDELEEQEEVEEEREEDQTHYDITNIETYQSGVGRGDDDDSDRQCLVDDDDDDDAYDDEENDAGDEDYSTNSLGSGSAKQRLRALKQRTATRQQQRNRDAVDCAGRSGSGSSSTTVKSEAGGLGLDETSFSVPTSPISLSTPLIDKETANSVPTSPEPSSLVPESSSGAGAGAVVVRRHNGHVVRKCDAAGFRTSKSEDHLQQIQREGIAAVIPIDIDEDVNSSLNTLLDTRQDSEDSQASDRDRIVWTYNAPLQPHQLAALQRQQQQQEQQFQQQQQQLHQQHLQQQQQQHQQQQQQHQQQQQQLYGQQSHSNSHSSSISSSPQHSAVGSPASPTSVSSSVMSSSGSKGALGLGSSSNGPMAAVQQQQLREREQAGQVAQPPSGIPGLLSCPGGGSGNNGGGGGIGGGGNNDQSVSEAISNISSPDYQDDDNLLSSRDILGGMVLSDPSDSDSTILVSDAAAQQRQQLKQQLRAQQHQQRERERDRDRDREQSEHKVVIQVRGLDSNSSGGNGTNGRSEEDVVTLTDEPLGTMTVGMRDASPPVSDDGSDVESLHSYHYSPKAVDMPSAIRLAKRLHSLDGFKKSDVSRHLSKNNDFSRAVADEYLKHFTFEKKSLDQALREFLQQFSLSGETQERERVLVHFSKRFLDCNPGTFNSQDAVHTLTCAIMLLNTDLHGQNINRKMSCAEFVDNLADLNDGENFPKDVLKSLYQAIKTKPLEWALDEEAGDLQQQRANNSALGNVGHNPFLDPPELATAVEYKKGYVMRKCCYDSSFKKTPFGKRSWKMFYCTLRDLVLYLHKDEHGFRKSQMSDNLHNAIRIHHALATKANDYTKKQHVFRLQTADQAEYLFQTSDSKELQSWVETINYVCAAISAPPLEGGVGSQKRFQRPLLPSKQSKLMLKEQLDSHEVQLAQLDQELNEHKKGPIPSKGLALQNYKEKESYLQYELRRYRTYVSILSAKMLADQQQLELQAQQPSPASHEEEADTFPVGTTACTPPTPQSINQKDQQKEQQQQPTNRKEKKKK; encoded by the exons GTTGAGGCCGGGGATGTCATCCTCAAAGTCAACGGAACGGATGTCCATCGCTACACAACGAAGGAAG TTCTCAAATGCCTGCGCCTGTCGGAAAAGCTGGTGACCTTGGAGCTGAAGCGAG ATCCCAAGCTCAAGGCGCGGATCAAAGAGCAGCTGGCCAACACCCAGAGTCCGCACTATGTGGACATTGAGTCGCCGAACATCTACGATtaccacagcagcagcaccaactCCTCGCCAAATCACCGGCCAAACGCTGGTGGCAAGGGGGCGGCGACCACGCCCTCGCAGAGCGGACTGCGCTACAAGTCACCGACGCACTTGCCCTCGCTGCGCCAGAATTCGTCGCCACTGCTGGCGAGTGGATCCACCACGACCACAACCACCGCCACGCATACGCACAGCCACAGTCGAAACTCCTCGGCCAGCTCCACCAAGATCAAGGTGGTGGAGACGAGCATCACCACCTCGACCACGAACGTAGTGGGCCTCACATCGCCCACGGGTAGTGTTGGTGGGGAGGCCACCTCACCCACCTTCCGCCCGTCACGCATTCCACAGGCGCTCACCAAATGTGCCGTACCCAAGCCCGTGCCCGTTCTCCATTCGCCGCAGAATAAGCGGCCACGCCCTTCGCAGATTCCGACAAAGGCGGCGAACGGAAACGGGAACGGACATACCGCCCATCTGCCACCGCAATCGCTGCAGCACTCCAACAGCTACAGCGGCAGTCCAGTGACTCGGCAGCGGTTTGCCGATAGGGAGCCGGAGCGGGAACCGGAACCGAATTCGGCGCCACCGCAGCCGGCGAAGGCGCCACGCTTTGAGGCTTACATGATGACCGGTGACCTTATTCTTAATCTGTCCCGGACACCGCAGACCAGCAATCCGCTTCCCGCCCAGGCCAAAAAG ATTGACAGCCTTCGCGATTCACCCAGTCGTTTAGTAAATCCGCGTATCAACGGCGCACTAGCACCGCGTGCCTCTGGTGAATCCTCGCCCACGTCCTCCTCTTCGGTGGACTCGCCCACCAACACCAGCTCAGATTCCGTGAAGCGCGAGGCGAAGCTGCTgcagaagcaacagcagcagcagcagcaaacctatcaacagcaacagcagcgggaCAGCATCAACAACAGCTACAATCGTAAGGATTCGCTGACCAACGATACGCTGCTTATGTGCGAGGAGTTGGAGCCTGACGAGGAGGCCGAGTATGTCCTGGAAGAGGACAACAAACAGCAGCGGCAccgccaacagcaacaacgatACCGCCAGCAGCAGAATCAGCAACGCTACGAATACTACCAAAACGAGGacgagctggaggagcaggaggaggttGAGGAGGAGCGCGAGGAGGATCAAACTCACTACGACATCACCAATATCGAAACCTATCAAAGCGGTGTGGGCCGGGGTGACGACGATGACAGTGATCGGCAGTGCCTGGtagacgacgacgatgatgatgatgcctaCGACGATGAGGAGAACGATGCGGGCGACGAGGACTACTCCACCAACTCGCTGGGCTCCGGTTCAGCCAAGCAACGATTGCGGGCGTTGAAACAGCGCACTGCCACccgccagcagcagcgaaaTCGGGATGCCGTCGACTGTGCAGGACGCTCCGGATCGGGATCTTCTTCTACCACGGTCAAGAGCGAGGCTGGCGGTCTGGGCCTAGATGAAACCTCCTTCTCAGTGCCAACCTCTCCGATCTCGCTGTCGACGCCGCTGATCGACAAGGAGACGGCCAACTCGGTGCCCACGAGCCCGGAACCCAGTTCGCTTGTTCCGGAGTCGAGCAGTGGCGCTGGCGCCGGAGCCGTGGTGGTGCGCCGGCACAACGGACATGTGGTGCGGAAGTGTGATGCCGCCGGTTTCCGCACTAGCAAGTCCGAGGACCATCTGCAGCAGATCCAGCGCGAGGGCATCGCCGCCGTGATACCCATCGACATTGATGAGGATGTGAATAGTTCGCTGAACACGCTGCTGGACACGCGTCAGGACTCCGAGGACTCGCAG GCATCGGATCGCGATCGGATCGTGTGGACTTATAATGCGCCACTCCAACCGCATCAGTTGGCAGCTCTccagcgacagcagcaacagcaagagCAGCAAttccaacagcagcaacagcagctccaccagcaacatctgcaacaacagcagcagcaacatcagcagcagcaacaacagcatcagcagcagcagcagcaactctaCGGTCAGCAATCGCATTCAAATTCACATTCAAGTTCCATTAGTTCGTCGCCCCAGCACTCGGCTGTGGGCAGTCCGGCCTCGCCCACGTCGGTTTCCTCGTCGGTGATGTCCTCGTCGGGCTCCAAGGGCGCCCTGGGCctgggcagcagcagcaatggtCCGATGGCCGCcgtgcagcaacaacagctgaGAGAGAGGGAGCAGGCCGGCCAGGTCGCACAACCGCCTAGCGGGATTCCTGGCTTGCTTAGCTGCCCAGGTGGTGGGTCCGGAAAcaatggtggtggtggaggcattggtggtggtggcaacAACGATCAGAGCGTCTCAGAGGCCATTTCGAATATATCTAGTCCCGACTACCAAGACGACGATAATTTATTGAGTTCTCGCGATATTCTAGGCGGCATGGTACTTAGCGATCCCAGTGATTCGGACTCCACCATCCTCGTCTCGGACGCGGCCGCgcagcagcgccagcagcTCAAGCAGCAGTTGCGCGcccagcagcatcagcagagAGAAAGGGAACGGGATAGGGATCGAGACAGGGAACAGTCCGAGCACAAGGTGGTCATCCAAGTGCGCGGACTggacagcaacagcagcggcggcaacgGAACTAACGGCCGCTCCGAGGAGGATGTGGTCACGCTGACGGACGAGCCGCTGGGCACGATGACCGTTGGCATGAGGGATGCCTCGCCGCCAGTCTCTGACGATGGCAGCGATGTGGAGTCCCTCCACTCGTATCACTACTCGCCCAAGGCCGTGGACATGCCCTCGGCCATACGCCTGGCCAAAAGACTGCACTCCCTCGACGGTTTCAAGAAGAGCGATGTGTCGCGACACCTCAGCAAGAA CAATGACTTTAGTCGAGCGGTGGCCGATGAGTATCTCAAGCATTTTACCTTTGAGAAGAAGTCACTTGACCAAGCGCTGCGTGAGTTCTTGCAGCAGTTCTCGCTGTCCGGCGAAACGCAGGAACGGGAACGGGTGCTGGTGCACTTCTCCAAGCGCTTCCTCGACTGCAATCCTGGCACCTTCAACTCGCAGGACGCCGTGCACACGTTGACCTGTGCCATAATGTTGCTGAATACGGACTTGCACGGCCAGAACATAAATCGTAAGATGAGCTGTGCGGAATTCGTCGACAACCTGGCAGATCTCAACGATGGCGAGAACTTTCCCAAGGATGTGCTCAAGTCGCTTTACCAGGCCATTAAGACCAAGCCGCTTGAGTGGGCACT AGATGAAGAGGCAGGtgatctgcagcagcaaaGAGCCAACAATAGTGCCCTGGGCAATGTGGGCCACAATCCCTTCCTCGATCCGCCGGAACTGGCCACAGCTGTGGAATACAAAAAAGGCTATGTGATGCGTAAATGCTGCTATGACAGCAGCTTTAAGAAGA CTCCCTTTGGCAAACGCTCCTGGAAGATGTTCTACTGTACGCTGCGTGATCTTGTGCTGTATTTGCATAAGGATGAGCACGGTTTTCGTAAAAGTCAA ATGTCCGACAATCTGCACAATGCAATACGCATACATCACGCACTGGCCACCAAGGCCAACGACTACACCAAGAAGCAACATGTGTTCCGGCTGCAGACGGCCGACCAGGCCGAGTATCTGTTCCAGACCAGCGACTCCAAGGAGCTGCAGTCGTGGGTGGAGACGATCAATTACGTGTGCGCCGCTATATCAGCGCCTCCGCTCGAGGGCGGGGTGGGAAGTCAGAAACGATTTCAGCGTCCGCTCCTGCCCAGCAAACAATCCAAGCTTATGCTG AAAGAACAGTTGGATTCGCACGAGGTGCAGTTGGCGCAGTTGGATCAGGAGCTTAACGAGCACAAGAAAGGTCCTATTCCCAGCAAGGGCTTGGCTCTGCAGAACTACAAGGAAAAGGAAAGCTACTTGCAGTATGAA CTTCGTCGTTACCGCACCTATGTGAGCATTCTGAGCGCCAAGATGCTGGCTgatcagcagcagctggagctgcaggCGCAGCAGCCGTCTCCAGCGTCGCACGAGGAAGAGGCCGACACATTCCCAGTGGGCACCACCGCCTGCACGCCCCCCACGCCGCAAAGTATTAACCAGAAGGATCAGcaaaaggagcagcagcaacagccaacGAACAG aaaagagaagaaaaagaaataa